From the genome of Chaetodon trifascialis isolate fChaTrf1 chromosome 4, fChaTrf1.hap1, whole genome shotgun sequence:
ttttttttgttttttttgaaatTGAGGAAAATCTATGATCCTAACAATTTACCCATCATTGGTCGTTTTAGACGATCAAGTATGCGATTCAAATAAAGTACAATTCAGAAATGGTTTcgcacttttattttgaaaataattcGTTTTGGTATCAATATCTGTTTCCAGCAggctttgtgtttctgtgccgCATATCTCTGTCAGATGGATTGATCGACTTTGACTACAAACCTCTCTAATGATTCATTCACACAAACCTCTGCCCTCACACCACTGAAATTACAGCTGTAGCCGTGTTTGCCTTGAATCGCACACAGCTCATATACGTTCGACACGTCATTGTAAATTTTGGGATTATAATTTCTAAGAGCTCTGAACCCAACCATAACTTTTACCCCCCCTTAATAATAAAcgacttttaaaaacacaactttgGGATCTGAATTCATCCATTGTAGTTGTAGAAGTATCAGCCAAAAGAAGAAGTGGcgtttaaagaaaaaacaaacatagaaCTGTGCTGAATTATTCCTCAATCTTATTATAGTTTGCTTTTTGGCGACCACCGACTCCGGATTATGTAGTTTATCCTCGTTTAATTTATGACTACATTGCATATTATAACCTACATGCTGAGTAGGCCACTGGCTCATAGCTTCCCATTTTCTGAgcgttgtgtttgtgtgtgtgtgcgcgtgtgtgctgtgctgtgctgtgctgtgctgtgttgagCGCTGCCTGCATGCGGGAGAGGAATATTTAAATGTCTTGTGTTTTAATTGACGCTCGAACTCGAGCTGGAAGCTCAGAAACGAGGAACAGCCCCCATCTACCGGCAgcgtctcctctgtctcctcagcgCGCTCAGTCCGGAGCTCCTCAGCCTGCACGCTGCACGGGGATCTCTCCCACCGCACAGCCTCAGGTAAGACCTCTTCTGTAAGGGACACAATAATACAAGGtttgcttcttttttaaaaaaaaaaaaaaaaaagaaaagaaaaaaacaaaaacaaaaaaacactgaggagcGCGTGTGAAGCAATGCGCGACAGATCTGATGCGTTAGAGGGAACATGGGTAATATTCTCCGGAATCAGCAGGGATGTGGTGGAAGGTAAACCCAGATCAACTCTATTTAcctgtatttttatttacagaCTGCTTTTAACAAATCGTTTCCCCCTGACTATCTTAATTATGTAAATATGTAGGCTAAGATAGTTATAAATGGGATCAAAATCGCAGAAGTTAAGCGGTGCTACAGGGGAAATATAAATGTATGACGCTTTTCTTAAAATGTAGGCTGAgtaattttgtttgtatttaaaACTGAGATATGgggttttttattttatttattcatatgaCAAAAGTCAGTGGCCCACTGAGCCATTCTGGGTTTACACGCCAttttaaacagtgtttttatttaatttttaaaacGCGTCAGAGGCTTGAAATGGTGCTCAGTGCATGAATAAGCAGCGGTTATTTGGCGTTTTTAAAAAGCTTTCATTTGGGCATTGAAGATCGCAAATGTTAAATTAGGGCAAATCATTGTCAGAAACTAAACGACAAATGACACAGAATCGCCCACATTCATCTCCTTCAATTTATTTAAAGCCAGTGATGAAATGTGATGGCTAACATACATCAGTAGAATGTTAATTAACAGGATATATTTAGAAATCAAAAGAGAACTGTTATTTCTAAACTAaaaattttccctttttttgtttatttttgtttgcaaAATCGTGATTTCGTGGCTTTGGTTTATGCAAACTTTCTCCAAATGACACGATGAATTCAGAGGCTAAAATTAAAAGAGCGGGTCGTGAATAGATCTTCTGTAGCAGGTAATATTCCAATTagacacaaagaaaaggaaacgaatgaaaatgacaacacaaAAGACATTATTCCCTCAGCCCCTTGGTGTTCACTGACACATTGTTAAACCCTCTTcagtcaaatgaaatgtcactgCTGCAGGCAACGGGTCAAAACAGTATCTTTTTATCGACATTAACGATATGATGGATGCACATGCAGTGTTTATATTTCACTTTGTGCGTAAGTCCAGTTTTTGAAAGCAGAAATCGCCTTTTTGtcggagaggagaagaagaaggaggaggaggaggggaaaaaacgaaaagaaaagcagcagccagATTAAATATCACACAGAGCTGAGTTGATCACTCCTCTCAGGGCGTCTTTGTCCAGGTGAAATGAAATCCGTCTGTCCTTTTTGAGTCCTTTTCTCACCGCTCTGCGGCTGCTGCTGAGACACTGACCGAGCGCAAATTAACGTGGTGctttgcagagcagctgcaggtccaGTCCGTCCAGGAGAGAAGGGCTCAAGCCTTGTCTTACAGCGCTGTTATCAAGGGGCCTCCAATTAAAGCCAACACAACTTcatggtgggtgggtgggtgggtggacggggggtggtgggggggttgcACGTCTACGCGTCTTTGTACACGTCTTGAGATGAAGCATCCACACCTGAGCCTCAGGAGATCTATTAATGGGACCAAATCCGAGTCACACATTCAGCCGGTATATCTATTGTTTTATGGAGAAATGCTGAGGGCTCGCAGGGACCAGGGCTGGAAAGGCCTGCGTCGTGTTAGTGAAAACCCTGACCTTGAGCTGCCTCATTTTGGGTTTGTTGTCACCATATTTGGCCCGCGTGCTGGACAGCAAAGCCAGTCGGTCTGCCTTTTTTTATTTGCGTGGCACAGTTTTCACACCCTTTAAAACTGACACAGATCTTTATTGTAGCTCCACGGTCTCGCCTCCACGCTGGATTATATTCAGTAAAGTACAgggaattaaaaaaagaaaaccacatgAATCTCTGAAAACATACTTGAAGGTGATGACCACCAGctgggtgtgttttttttttctcgctcgtctgcttttattttactATAATATGAATTAGATATGTTTATAGTTGCGATCTTGTTTCTGTTATCATCAAATCAACTCTCCCGCAGGTAAACAAGATTTTGACCTATTTcaagtgagagaaaaaagagccGGGTTAAAGAGTGCTgggctgtgaaaaaaaaacaaacctgcttCACATGAGCCTTTAATGGGAACAAAACTGATCCTGCTCTGAAAAGAAGAGCCTATATTtacatgcattaaaaaaagagtttgGTTCATCGCCTCAGCAACTGAAGTCTATCCACAGAGCATCAACATGCTCAGGAAAAAGATAAGCTGGTGTGTGATTATCTTATTTGAGTAAATAGGCTGTAATGGCGTaggatgcttttattttgaaccAGAATCtcattcatttgtgtttaaaatgcCTTGTCTTTCAAACTGTTTAATAGCCTACAATCTGTCCCCGCCCTCTAGCCTATCACTGATCACTGCCCCGCCccaaacaatacacacacacacacacacacacacacacacacacacacacacacacatacacacacagtgagttaTCATGTTATTCTGGGACAACCACACGAACCTGGAAAAGAACGAATTAAACCCCTAAATTTGTgaggtttttaaaaatgtggacCCTCGAGCTCCAGATGAAACCAGATCACAGTCCTCATGGAGGAGAATCAGCTATCCCTTTCTCTGACCCTTTTAATAAAACTCCACTGGCTTTTATTGCACTTCGGATGCATATTATTTGTCTAAGACATGTTAAAGACAATATTTACACTCGATTTACTCTAAGCCCATTTCGGTTTATGCATGTCATGACTACAGTCCAGCGTCCTCTCCTGTAAATGAGGGGAATAAAAGTAATGAAAATGTCAATACCATAAAATAGCGGTCCTTCGCGCAGCCAGAATCGGGAGTTTTTGAGGGAAGAGTGACAGCTCTTTGTTGGTGAATAGGAATCAGTGGCgatggagagagagcgagagggagagacacagagtgagaggagggagagagagagggagagagagagagggggactCCTCCTACCAAATTATTCAGACTGGGCAGGCTTTGCGGGCTCTTCACAAATAGGACACGGTTCTCAAATCCAGGCAGTCCCAACCTGACCTCCAAGCACCAAGGAACCCCTGACTGGGAAAATCGGGAGAGAGAAATCaccaaaaagaaacaacaaaaactttgtgtcattattttttGGCGAGAGTTCACACTGtagccccctcccctcccctcctccctccccaccACCACTTCCACACCGGTTTGTCGCATCATTTGgactatatttttttttctggaggaGAGACATTCACgggaagaaagggaaaaagctggtgcagcaccaccaccactccaACTGTCCCACCCATGTTGTAGTTTCttcgtttttcttttcttccagtTGCCTTTGCACTCTGGCGAGGAGGTGATCTGAGCCTCTGGGCTTGTGTCGCTGTTTTGTGCGCCTCTCTCAGAGCCTCAGAGCCCATTCGGATGCGCTGAGAGAGCGGGGCGCAGCGCTGCGGTAGCTACAGTATATGGAAGTTGTGGGCTGCAAGACAGAGGCAGGCAGTTGCACGTTGCGTCCAGGACCGGGAGCCATGCTTTTCCACGGGATCTCCGGGGATCACATCCAAGGGAtcatggaggagatggagagaaggtCGAAAACGGAGTCGCGCCTGGCGAAGGGCATGCAGCTGAACGGGAGAGAGTCGGTAAGAGGCCGGTCGAGCCGTGTTTGAATTCATATTAAAACTTAACCTTCGTCACTGCGTAAACGGCCACCGTGGCACCGCTAACGTGCGGGGAAACGCACAGTTGTTTTGGGGGTGAGTAGGAGACCTGAGAGGAGGATTTGTCAGTTACTTCTTTTTGTTAAATTATGGTAAAATATTTTAGTCAAAATCTTCGGCCAAATTTCGTTTTGTCTTGGATATTGACTTTCCTGCTCATGGTGTAAATTTGTTAGTATTTCAAAAGCTGCTCAAAATAATCAGCTACTATAAACATCAACTGACTGCAACTTTACAAGCAGAAGCctctaaatatatttttaacgcaatgtaaaacaacaaataaaacattgcaGTTTAAAGCAGCACTCATTTGTTTGCTGTCAACAAATTGAGCAATTTTAGTTCAGTTATACATTTACAAATAGCCTAACTATTGACAAAAACACGGTGtactattatcattattattattattagatctattattattattagttctacatttcttttattttaattggaAACAatatattttgtaatttttttaagAGGCCtatattcaatatttaaaatatatgtttCTCCTCCCAACTGTTAGTGAATTTGTTGTTTGGTGAAGAAAGAAGAGATTATGCCAATATAATGTTGGGTTTGCAATacaatttgatttaattttcctCCATATTCAGCTAAATTCAGAAGTTCACAGTTGTTTGATAGATGGCAGGCATTTCTTTTGGGGGGCCCATGAACACACCGAACCTGCGTCTGTTTGACGGTGCGTTTAAAATGCTCTACAAAGGGCCTCGTGTTGATAGGAAGAAAGTTTAACTTCATGGCCATAAAGGCCTGTTGTTTCTGCATCTGCTTCACGTATGTTGTAAAGGATTTCCCCAGCAGGCTCTTGAAGGATTCACTGTAGCTGCCAtgagctctcctctctctctctgcctcagacCATGCCTTCTATGAGCCCAGAGAAGCCTGCTCTGTGCGCCGGCTGTGGCGGCAAGATTTCGGATAGATACTACCTCCTGGCCGTGGACAAACAGTGGCACCTGCGGTGCCTCAAATGCTGTGAATGTAAACTAGCGCTGGAGTCGGAGCTTACGTGTTTTGCCAAGGATGGGAGTATCTATTGCAAGGAGGATTACTACAGGTAAGAAAAAATACGGTTAATCATGCGCGTAATTTTAGCTTTGAGTGAAAGTTCAGTCTCCTGCACGTACACGCACGCGCatacacccacccacccatgcACGCTGAGGACCATTTATTCTACTGGCTTTAAAGGAAAATGCACCTTAAACTCTTGAATGAACAAATAacgtttgttgttgtttaattttttttttttttagtcccAAACTTTTGTCCAGCCCTGATTCAACAGGCTGTAGCCGCTCATCTGGAAGCATGATGAAGCTTTTTGGTCCAATTAGGCTTCATTCTTGTCTGAATAAAACCATAACATTCTCCCAGCGGCCCTGCATGGTGTTAATTGGTAATAAGTTATGATATGAGATCGTACTTTTATTCGTTGGCTCTGAGTGTAACGCAGGATATTAACTTACAGTCACCCTCTGACACAAAAGAGAAGGCCTACACCACTgtaccttttttatttttattttttatcaaaaaaaaaaaaaatccattttagTGGCTTTTGTCAGCATGCACAGTGACCCAGCATGCCCGAGTTTGGACAATAACCAATGAAGAAATGCTGTTACGGGTCAAATATGTTGTCCCATATTGTATACGTTTATAAAGCCATGCACAAGCCACTATAATAGTAAAAATAACCCAGGAAAGAGCTGCTGTTAAATGCGAAATGTGTTAGCTGTCTCACCACTCTAACACCTGTAACCTTTTGTGTTTAATGTCACTACCAAGGCCTTAGCAGCTGTACGGTTTATCACTGAAGCTGTACACTgactttttaattatttaacagagaAAATATTGGTACATAGAAAACATTTGTAAGCTTACCAAAGTGTGGCCTATCGACCAACCGTTACTAGTTATAGGCCAGATGTGGTCATATTAGCCCACAGTGTAACCTCAGCGTACAGGCCTGCTCTAGTGCTGCCATATACACTGAAGCGGTGTCAAATATGCACAACGCTTTGTCACTGACATAAAAGACAAATACGTACGTGCCAAACACCTTGTTAGCCGCTTTAGCCTGTGACAGTGTAGGTTTAGCACGCTTGTCCACCGCTTCTGTCCTCTTGTTTGTCCCCTTCGGGCTCTGTGTATGAGGAGTCTTGACGATGTGTCTGTTCCAGAAGGTTCTCCGTGCAGAGGTGCGCGCGCTGCCACCTCGGGATATCGGCCTCGGAGATGGTGATGCGGGCGCGCGACTCCGTGTACCACCTGAGCTGCTTCACGTGCACCACTTGCAACAAGACGCTGACCACGGGCGACCACTTCGGCATGAAGGACAGCCTGGTGTACTGCCGGCTCCACTTCGAGACGCTGGTGCAGGGACCGGACTACCACCCCCAGCTCAACTTCGCCGAGCTGGCAGCCAAGGGCGGCGGCCTCTCCTTACCGTACTTCAACGGCACCGGTACGGCACAGAAGGGACGGCCGCGCAAGAGGAAGAGCCCGGCCATGGGGATAGATATACCCAGCTACAACACAGGTGAGGCAGCTCGCCGCTCGGAGCAGGGCTTCACGTCgacagcacacaaacacgcacagaaAGTCATGTGTTCATAGTCTGCCCAAGTTTTtgggttgtttgttttggtgccACAGGAGCTCCATCCTTTAGCTGTTGGCCTGATACACTGTGTGGACAGGCCCAGCAGCGGGGAGACACTGAAACCAATAGTAAACACACACCGAGCTCCGCAGTACGTCAATCAGCTCTATTAAACTACTGTGAAATTAAACACTTAGCTATTCTTTGTAGGTCAAATCCTTCTGGAGCCTTCTGAAAGACCCCTGTTGGCCCATTGACCCCAGTTTTGGAACCGCTTCCTGCATTGTGGTTCATGCATTCTTCACGAAAGTCTCCATGGTCGTCGAAATTTTCTGACCAAAATGTTGTCGTATTGGTTTGATTTTACTTTAATAAAATACGACATAAATGATTAACTTTAACATACGtacgaacaaacaaacaagcaaacagccaaaatgaaaattacattttaaaaattcaggctcaattttttttccccattaccCAGACGACCCTAGCCACCGGTTCCTCGGTGCCCCAGCTGTAGCGGCCGATGATTACCTTCCatacatgaaataaatacatgcaaacGGAGGAGAACATGGCCTGCGTGTGACTGCGCCCGCAGCCAGTTGAtcctcagctgtctgtccacgCGTCTTTAACGCGTCGTTTTTGTGCTTTAAACTGGGGCGTGTGTTGCACGGACAATGATCTCTCCGTCAACTTGCCCATCGACTTTTATAATTACGCCTATTTTAGTTAAAAACAAATGCGCAGAATGGCTGTGAGGGGCGCGAATGATGCGTAAAAATCGGCCAAAATCAGCTTTGACTTTCTGCTGGAAGACAAAAAACTGTAATCACAGTGAACATTAAGCTGCTGTTTAATGTAGGTTCCATCCCAAATCTCGCATTGAATCGCTATGTTATAGCGACCCCCGCCCCCCAAACCCCCCAACCCCCCTGCAGCGTCCCCATTTTGTTGCCGCTTTCTGCGAATTAGTGTGCGGTTGACAAAGTTTGTCATTGTGCGCCAGGTTTCCTCTGTTCGCGGTGAATAGGGAGGAATAAGGGTAATCTGCGCGTTAATTGTTCTTCGTTAATTGAAGGTGACGTTGGAATCTGTGGCCTCCTGCGCGGCGGTCAGCGCAGTTCTCATGCAGGGACACGGCAGCGCCGTGCAGAGGGGCCTGCTGCAGGGAGAGACCAGGGGCTCTCAGCACAGCACTGTACAGCCCAGATCCGGCTGGAAGGGCTTTGGTTTGTTATTCGTAAACACAATTCCAAGAGATTATGCAAATCCTAAAGTCCTCATGATGCCTAATAGAGGAATAACTATTATAGcgctgggatttttttttgccCGTGCATGGCAGGATATGCATACCACAACAAAGCGTTAAAGTATAATGCGACCacagcaggtaaaaaaaaaaaaaaaaaatcacacgaAAGAAAATCCCACAGAGAAAGACATCAGATACAGGAAGACGATGTCCCTGTGCCTTCATTACGAAGCACCACAGACAGTGGGAATATTATTTTTCATCTGGGATATTTAAATAGAACAGATAGAAATGGAACAATACATTTTCTAATTTGAAAAGAGACTTCTTGAAGCGACATGCCttttttgattcatttctgAGAGGGTAAATTTTCTAATATGCATTGAAAACGACCTTACATTCAACTTACTCCATAAACGAAAATTAAAATTTgatagaaaataaaactaaatattaaaaaaaaaaaaaaaatagggaaCAGATGACAGATTTAATGTTCTTTTTCGTGTGCTGTGTTAAACTATCACAAACACACCTCTGATGCCTTTCTCAGCATGATCTGTTCAGGTTAATATATCGCTCTGCAGATCAGGAGCCTCATATTCATGACAAATAGGAAGAGGTTTTGTTTGaggttttgtttctgctttagCGAGCACGTTCGTGTTAGTTCTCACCAGGGAAAGGTGTGTGTCTACTGAGTATTCCACACCACTGTAAAGTTTGGTCTTGTTTGGATATAGAGACCCCTAGTGGGTAATATCTAGTGAAACACAATCCAGTCAGGGCTGGAACAGAGGAGCATGGATGTCAATGATTGTCATATTAATGGTGCGTATTGGTGTCTAAAGAAGAAGTCTCAGATAGCAATAAACATAATTCACGCCATAACACGTGCATAACGCAGTGCCACGCATTTAAAACATGTATCCCATAGTTTATTAAACCTGCTTTAATCAACCTGATTTGTGATTTAACCCAATAATCATTTTTTTGCATCTCATCTTTATGCTGAAATCTTGGTTTAATTCGCTTGATATTTTATCAGgcactgagaaaaacaaatggtCAGCATTTTTGTTACAAGGAGACATGGAAATCAATACAACCTACTATATAATTTATATGCTTATTCTTTGCATGCTAAATCTCCTCTCCTTTTGCAGGCAAGGAGGAGATGAGATCATATGAGATCTGTTCCCATATATATCATAGGTTCTACAGCAAAcataaaaaatcaataaattatCAGAATATCATTAATTGTATTTCATTGTATATTTTGGTTCCAAGCATATAGATGTTCAGCAGTCAGTCACATGTCAATTTAACATGTAagtatttatttgtcattgGAGTTTATTCTGTCACAACATTATAGAAAGATacaaaaatctaatttgtaAAAGAATATAATAGTGAAATAAAGATTTTTCAGGTTTCAGCAGCACAGTTAAGCCAAACATGTATTTAATTTAATGGATCCATTTTTGCATTTCACCATCATTTTGCACTTGCAGTACTGCGCCACTGACAAATGAGGCCCATTAGGCCTATTAGTCTTTGCAAACACCAGCAGAAATAATTTAGCTCGGCTCTAGCGTGTGGTAAAAATAcatcattttgcttttattgaaaTGGAATAACACAGATTATATTTAAACCACAATAATCACTTCCAATGTGTTACCATATGCATGGAGGttaaatacatttcagtttctTGACATTCACTTATTTGCATGCTCTAATTTTGTCTTATAATTATAGCAAAACCTTCATTATTTATCATTGCGGTAAATGACAGATCTGTTAACATAGCAAGTCACTGAAATGTATGATCTGAAGTCCATATGTGATAGCCTTAATCAACGCTCTTAATTGTGTCTTTACTTTCCCTTCAAAACCAGACAGTGTAACAAAATATTCAACTTCACATTAAGCCCTAAATGCGGTGTAACATTTCATTAGTGACCATTGCAAATAATCAGATTTGAATGGCGTTGTCTTGATACGTGGAGAGATCTGCTTTATCGCTTCTTTCAAGAAAATAGTTGAGCATTTAGAAAACGAGCCACTTGCAGAGTTGACCATCTTTTGCAGTTGTTCCTTCCGGATCCTGAGCCCCCTCTGTGTTCTGCTCTCTGCCCTTTCAGGCTGTAATGAAAACGACACCGATCACTTGGACCGGGACCAGCAGGCCTACCCTCCAACACAGAAGACCAAACGCATGCGGACCTCCTTCAAGCACCATCAGCTGCGGACAATGAAATCCTACTTTGCCATCAACCACAACCCAGATGCCAAGGACTTAAAACAGCTGGCCCAGAAAACAGGCCTCACTAAGAGAGTTCTACAGGTAAGCAGAGAGCCATTCTTCTTACTGATCTGATCACCccatgtctgtgtctgcatcaccccactcctcctccacgTCCTTCTCATTTCACACCAGTATTATCATTGAAGTCATctctttgattttgtttgtttggttggcCCATTTAGTCATTAGATGTATATCCAGGGGTTTTTATCAGCAAATTTGCAGATtcttaaatgcttttttttttttttgagaaacagaggagaaaagtcGTTCTTACGTGTAGAAACTTAAGTTTAAAACTGTAGCTGATTATTAATAATGAGAGTGCACgtatttctttttatctgtgaAACAGAAAAGGGTGTAATTCAACTctcacagataaaaaaaatttttttaaaaggaCAAAAGTATTGTTTTGACGTGCTATTAAAATTCACTTTCTTATATTCAGTGTTCAGGAGCTAACTGGTTCATTGTTATCTGCCCCACAAGCTCAAAATAATGTATGAAAATTGCCATATAAAGATTTACATATATAAGGCAAGGGCATCTTGATAGAGTCATAGCTGTGATAACTTGATATGTAGACCAATGTACAAATGATTTGAtactttctttttaaaaaataatccTAAAAACAAAGAGTAAAAGCCACATTGGGATTGGTTTGCAGGTTTGGTTCCAAAACGCAAGAGCCAAATTCAGAAGGAACGTTTTGCGACAGGAGAATGGAGGTGTTGATAAGGCTGATGGCACCTCACTCCCTCCACCCTCATCTGACAGTGGGGCCCTGACCCCCCCCTCCAGCGCGGCCACACTAACAGACCTGACAAACCCCTCTATCACTGTAGTGACCTCCGTCACCTCTAGTTTGGACAGCCATGATTCGGGGAGTCCTTCGCAAACTACCTTGACAAACCTTTTCTAACAAGCTATCTCTAGCAGACTGAGTTtttgatctgattttttttttgttttgtttttttgtttttgagttactttaattttctttcctcaatttacattttattttttttaagtgacaCCTTTAAATCTACCAGAGACAGCTCCTTGGAACAGAAAGTGCTGTACTGTGTAcacaaacaagaacaacaagAGCAAGAACAGCAGCGaccacattaaaacacaaggaaatcattttaatgtgtaGCATTTGAAACCGCATGGCACCCGTGTCTGCAGTCGACTTACAGTATGCAGAGATTGATTTTGGATGGGACATTTTGAAGTTCAAGGCATTAGAAAATTGTCATGGATCCCACAATTCATCGGAAAAAAATAACTAAACTTGAAGCTTGTCTGGAAAActagctctttttttttttattaacttgatttgactttatttgtacatttgtaTTGAATTATGATAAAATAAGCCCTTCCTAATTTATGGTTAATTGGTAAATTTTAAAATAGTATGAGTATTTTGCCCTCAGAAACCTGTTTATGTATGCACTGTGTTCGCACTATCcaatttaaagatttttttttctgttttgaaataATTTGGGAAATAAACTTGTAGAATGTTCTGTATATGGATAACTCCAGAAAACAGGCTTTAATTATTTCCGAATGTTTCGGTCTTTAAGACTGAGTTGGATGGAATcagacactgaaatatctcacaGAGCTACATGTAAAACGTCTAAATTGCGTTATAAGCACCGAACCATTGCAGCTTATATGGCAGGTAGATGCTGAAACCACATACGTTTTTGTCTAGATTCACAAATCTACTGCGATaaagagaaagaagcaaatCTTACAATCTGTACAGTGGTAACTGTTCAACATGTAATGCAGTCACATAATAATTGGAAATCAGCGAGAGAAATTTGGATCGGAGAACAGTTTATGGACACTGTTGCAATCGATTGTTTTCATAACAGAGCACTTTCTCGGATTTGTTGGCGTCATAGATTAACCGTAGTCAAAAGGATAAATCC
Proteins encoded in this window:
- the lhx9 gene encoding LIM/homeobox protein Lhx9 isoform X3: MEVVGCKTEAGSCTLRPGPGAMLFHGISGDHIQGIMEEMERRSKTESRLAKGMQLNGRESTMPSMSPEKPALCAGCGGKISDRYYLLAVDKQWHLRCLKCCECKLALESELTCFAKDGSIYCKEDYYRRFSVQRCARCHLGISASEMVMRARDSVYHLSCFTCTTCNKTLTTGDHFGMKDSLVYCRLHFETLVQGPDYHPQLNFAELAAKGGGLSLPYFNGTGTAQKGRPRKRKSPAMGIDIPSYNTGCNENDTDHLDRDQQAYPPTQKTKRMRTSFKHHQLRTMKSYFAINHNPDAKDLKQLAQKTGLTKRVLQGEQILGHYSHTSRRLKIP
- the lhx9 gene encoding LIM/homeobox protein Lhx9 isoform X1, producing MEVVGCKTEAGSCTLRPGPGAMLFHGISGDHIQGIMEEMERRSKTESRLAKGMQLNGRESTMPSMSPEKPALCAGCGGKISDRYYLLAVDKQWHLRCLKCCECKLALESELTCFAKDGSIYCKEDYYRRFSVQRCARCHLGISASEMVMRARDSVYHLSCFTCTTCNKTLTTGDHFGMKDSLVYCRLHFETLVQGPDYHPQLNFAELAAKGGGLSLPYFNGTGTAQKGRPRKRKSPAMGIDIPSYNTGCNENDTDHLDRDQQAYPPTQKTKRMRTSFKHHQLRTMKSYFAINHNPDAKDLKQLAQKTGLTKRVLQVWFQNARAKFRRNVLRQENGGVDKADGTSLPPPSSDSGALTPPSSAATLTDLTNPSITVVTSVTSSLDSHDSGSPSQTTLTNLF
- the lhx9 gene encoding LIM/homeobox protein Lhx9 isoform X2, with protein sequence MEVVGCKTEAGSCTLRPGPGAMLFHGISGDHIQGIMEEMERRSKTESRLAKGMQLNGRESTMPSMSPEKPALCAGCGGKISDRYYLLAVDKQWHLRCLKCCECKLALESELTCFAKDGSIYCKEDYYRFSVQRCARCHLGISASEMVMRARDSVYHLSCFTCTTCNKTLTTGDHFGMKDSLVYCRLHFETLVQGPDYHPQLNFAELAAKGGGLSLPYFNGTGTAQKGRPRKRKSPAMGIDIPSYNTGCNENDTDHLDRDQQAYPPTQKTKRMRTSFKHHQLRTMKSYFAINHNPDAKDLKQLAQKTGLTKRVLQVWFQNARAKFRRNVLRQENGGVDKADGTSLPPPSSDSGALTPPSSAATLTDLTNPSITVVTSVTSSLDSHDSGSPSQTTLTNLF
- the lhx9 gene encoding LIM/homeobox protein Lhx9 isoform X4, yielding MEVVGCKTEAGSCTLRPGPGAMLFHGISGDHIQGIMEEMERRSKTESRLAKGMQLNGRESTMPSMSPEKPALCAGCGGKISDRYYLLAVDKQWHLRCLKCCECKLALESELTCFAKDGSIYCKEDYYRFSVQRCARCHLGISASEMVMRARDSVYHLSCFTCTTCNKTLTTGDHFGMKDSLVYCRLHFETLVQGPDYHPQLNFAELAAKGGGLSLPYFNGTGTAQKGRPRKRKSPAMGIDIPSYNTGCNENDTDHLDRDQQAYPPTQKTKRMRTSFKHHQLRTMKSYFAINHNPDAKDLKQLAQKTGLTKRVLQGEQILGHYSHTSRRLKIP